The Etheostoma spectabile isolate EspeVRDwgs_2016 chromosome 24, UIUC_Espe_1.0, whole genome shotgun sequence genome contains a region encoding:
- the orc4 gene encoding origin recognition complex subunit 4 — translation MSKRKIQEAHLPIGECVTQVQEILRERLCHQQLPDRPEGLEAQHKHLLELLKRTAIHGESNSVLIVGPRGAGKTMLLKCVLRDLLEEKEAQKNLLQVHLNGLLQTDDRIALKEITRQLHLENVVGDKVFGSFAENLAFLLDALKKGDRSSSRPVLFVLDEFDLFAHHKNQTLLYNLLDVSQSAQAPVAVVGITCRLDVLELLEKRVKSRFSHRQIHLLSNPTFTQYLAQVRTQLSLPADFSDNQFAEDWNASVKTLVEDKSAVDVLQRHFNSTKDFRSMHMLLMLCLSRVSVAKPAVQPADLLEASRLCFSDAKANILHGLSILELCLIIAMKHLNDVYEGEPFNLQMVHNEFKKFLQRKSNSMYNFEQPVIMKAFEHLQQLELIRPLDSSAARIQREYQLMRLMVDHSQIMEALQKYPQCPTDIKQWAMSAFS, via the exons ATGAGCAAGAGGAAGATACAAGAGGCTCATTTGCCAATAGGAGAATGCGTCACACAG gttcaagAGATTTTAAGGGAGCGGCTTTGCCATCAGCAGCTCCCTGACAGGCCGGAGGGACTGGAAGCTCAACACAA ACACCTCCTGGAGCTGCTGAAGCGGACGGCCATCCACGGGGAGAGTAACTCGGTGCTAATTGTCGGCCCCAGAGGAGCAGGCAAAACAATG CTCCTGAAGTGTGTGCTGAGAGACCTGCTAGAGGAAAAAGAAGCCCAGAAAAACCTGCTACAGGTTCATCTCAACG GTCTCCTGCAGACTGACGACAGGATAGCGCTGAAAGAGATAACGCGGCAGCTCCACCTAGAAAACGTCGTTGGTGACAAAGTGTTT GGCAGTTTTGCAGAGAATCTGGCTTTCTTGCTGGATGCATTGAAGAAAG GGGATCGCAGCAGCAGCCGGCCCGTGTTGTTCGTCCTGGATGAGTTTGACCTTTTCGCCCACCACAAGAACCAGACTCTGCTCTACAACCTGCTGGACGTCTCCCAGTCGGCCCAGGCTCCCGTCGCCGTGGTCGGCATTACCTGCAGACTG GATGTTCTGGAGCTGCTGGAGAAGCGGGTGAAGTCTCGGTTCTCCCACCGCCAGATCCACCTGCTGAGCAACCCGACGTTCACTCAGTACCTGGCGCAGGTCCGGACCCAACTCAGCTTGCCCGCCGACTTCTCCGACAACCAGTTTGCCGAGGACTGGAACGCCAGTGTAAAG ACGCTTGTTGAAGACAAATCAGCGGTGGATGTTTTACAGAGACACTTCAACTCCACCAAAGACTTCCGTTCGATGCACATGCTGCTG ATGTTGTGTCTGAGTCGTGTGTCCGTGGCCAAACCTGCCGTCCAACCCGCGGACCTGCTGGAGGCCAGCAGACTGTGTTTCTCTGACGCCAAGGCCAACATACTCCACG GTCTGTCCATCTTGGAGCTGTGCCTGATCATCGCCATGAAACATCTCAACGACGTCTACGAAGGAGAGCCGTTCAATCTGCAAATGGTTCACAACG agtttaaGAAGTTCCTCCAGAGGAAGTCAAACTCCATGTACAACTTTGAGCAGCCTGTCATCATGAAG GCCTTCGAGCACCTGCAGCAGCTGGAGCTGATCCGGCCCCTCGACAGCTCCGCGGCCAGAATCCAGAGGGAGTACCAGCTGATGAGACTCATGGTGGACCACAGTCAGATCATGGAGGCCCTGCAGAAATACCCACAATGCCCCACTGACATCAAGCAGTGGGCCATGTCGGCGTTCAGCTAG